The following DNA comes from Penaeus vannamei isolate JL-2024 unplaced genomic scaffold, ASM4276789v1 unanchor985, whole genome shotgun sequence.
tgtgtgtgtgtgtgtgtgtgtgtgtgtgtgtgtgtgtgtgtgtgtgtgtgtgtgaatgtttgtgcatatatataatatatatgtgtatatatatatatatatatatatatatatatatatatatatatatatatatatatatatatatatgaatgtttttatatatgtatgtgtgtttgttcgtgtgtgtgtgtgtgtgtactgaagatgaatcaatatgtatataaaaaatttattcaTGCAGAGCATAACtataatatcaaagaaaatagTATGTCTGTCCAGTTAATTGTTTATCCGTAAATTTGTCCCGAGCAGGATCACAGCAGAGGAGTTGAAATACATAGAGGAGACGTTGCAGAGGTCCGGTACGAACACCAGCCGGTCAGTGAAGCTGCCCCTGAAAGACATCCTGAGCAGCATGCCTGTCTGGGCCATCATCGTAGCTAGCGCTGGTAATAACTGGGGCCTCACAGTTTTCCTCGCCAAGCTACCCACGTACATGAAGAACATACTAGGGTTTACCATAACAGAGGTGATTATCCCTTTTTGGTAAAAC
Coding sequences within:
- the LOC113826963 gene encoding putative inorganic phosphate cotransporter → ITAEELKYIEETLQRSGTNTSRSVKLPLKDILSSMPVWAIIVASAGNNWGLTVFLAKLPTYMKNILGFTITENGFLSALPFLLRYMGAIIWSSLGDWLTKRGILSIRASRRIFSAI